In Brachyhypopomus gauderio isolate BG-103 chromosome 2, BGAUD_0.2, whole genome shotgun sequence, the DNA window tctctctctctctttctttctctctctctcgtaatACAATCGATCGATTCAGTCAATCAGATTCagttgttgtgaaacaaaatacaattacaattaacCAAAATTACAGCACTttccaaacctggaacacaatgcaacattaaaattcgtcaggtaaatgtgtagcagatgtgtgtgtagcaggtgtgtgtgtagcaggtgtgtgtgtagcaggtgtgtgtagcaggtgtgtgtgtagcaggtgtgtgtgtagcagatgtgtgtgtagcagatgtgtgtgtagcaggtgtgtgtgtagcaggtgtgtgtagcaggtgtgtgtgtagcaggtgtgtgtgtagcagatgtgtgtgtagcaggtgtgtgtgtagcaggtgtgtgtgtagcaggtgtgtgtagcaggtgtgtgtgtagcaggtgtgtgtgtagcaggtgtgtgtgagctctcCACTCATCTGTGTGGAAGAGGTTTGAAAGATCTCCTGCCACCAGGGATTTTACTTTACAGATGGTAGTTGAGATCGTGTCCTCTATATACAATAGCAGCACTTATTGTCTGGTACCTACTTAGCCTCGGGATCGCGCATGGCGTTAATCCCAGTCTGTTAATGTAATGCCAGCAACCTGCGAATAAATTATCCGTGTTGTAATCTCCGACTGAAAAATTGTGGCGTGCGAAAGCGATTTACACAACGCAGATTCTTCGTaactgtgtgtgtatccatgagTTTACAGCAGGGGTCAGTAGAGACACTGTGTGCATTACCTTCTTCTGTTAGCGTACGGTCAGTGTAATGACACCTGACACGAATAGACCAAAATtacagattacagtgtgtgtgtgtgtgtgtgtgtgtgtgtgtgtgtgtgtgtgtgtgtgtgtgtgtgtgtgtgtgtgtgtgtgtgtgcgtgcgtgtgtgtgtgtgttaatgagaggaatatatgtatgtatatagcCTGTGGAGGCCAATGACAAGGGAATCCGAATGAGCAGACTTCTGTGCCTGGGGTTGCCGGACTTGTTGAATTTAAATAACACCTTTTCCACGTAGAGTATTCAAAAATAGGACAATTAGCAGTCGTGCACTGTTTTTGCACATTTGTTATCTTGTTTTTTTAGTGTTGTACATTCTCTTTCGCTCACATCTCTCACtgattcagtctctctctctctctctctctctcacacacacacacacacacacacactagttcaTTCAGAGGCGAGGGGTGAGGGAAAGTGGAGTAGGAGGGGCATTGCTCTTCCCTCTACACACCGCTCGAGACTCCGAGTTTGAACAGCGAGCTCATTCATACTATAGAAATCTGCTCCGCGCGCGCTCCATTTCCGACCACTGCACAAAAGACGATAATGCTACGTGTGCATGATTATCAACTAGACTTTCGGAAAGAAATTACTCACCGCTCACTGTACGCTAAACTGGAAACAAGTCACTTTCTAAAGACCTTCGGATATCCAATCGTCAAAACGTGCATGTGATTCGCACCTGAAAATACCCGCTATAATAGCATCTGCAAGTCAAACTTTAATATGCTTATTTCAAAGGCTTTTACACTTGAATGAGCGAACGTGAGAAGACAAGTCGGAAAAGTTGCGCTGAACGAAAATGTCGGCAACGCACTCCTCGCCTTCGCCTAATAAAAGCAACATTATCACGGATAATTCAGATAACGTGGACTCAGTCGACGCGAACTGGCAAACCCTTTTCGGCTTGTCTCTTGTTATAGCCACTGTCATCTGCGTGGGAGGCTTGTACTCGCTCGGGTCTTTGCTTAGAATGAGGACCAAGTCTTCGATATGCTTCATCGTGGCTTCCTTATCCATAGACGACCTTATCAGCCTCGTTCCACTCTCGCTTTTCATGGTCCTCCAGTGGAGGAGGGACAGCACGGGGCGATCAGGAACCATATGCACTTTATCGGGACTCCTATATGTTTTCCAAGGGTTGTCCAGCAATATGAAAGCCTGTCTCATCGTAGGCTACACTTTCTATGTGACGAAGCGGTTTGGAGTATACCAGAACAGCAGTCGGCCTCGCGCGGTGCTGTGGGCAGTGGCCGTGGTGTGGACAGTGAGCCTTGCGATCAGCTTGTTGCCGGTGTGCGGCTGGGGTCGCTTTGCTCCTGCCTCTGTGGGCTGTCTCCCGGAAAGCGACGGGTTCTACGTGCTGTTCTTGTTCgttttgtactgtgtgtgtttctgtggtcTGATGGTGTGCTCTGTACCTCTCACCTATCAGCTGCTGTGCTCCGCCGAAacaatgaaaacattttacCCAAGTTATTTCGACATCGGGACAGCGCTGAGCGCGGACGCTTCGGCGCCGCTGTGTGAGATCCCGTCTCTGTCTCGGGTTAGCTTGGAGAAAACTTTTGGTGCCTACGGTGAATTCAGTTCACATTCGGTGGATTTGAAAAGTAAAGACGAAACCTATTCATGCTCGTCCCATAAAACCGACCATTTTGGAAAGGTTGGCGCCCAGATCACGCGACATTCCCCGGTGGTCTTCGCACAGAAACGCTTCTCGATTATTCTGGCAATGGCCCGAATCGTTTTGTGGATGCCAATGATGGTGAGACTAACAGAGGGAGAGTATGCGAGTGCCGGTGTACTAGTGTTGGAAGTCTAATAGACAACGCCGCCAGCTGGAATTCAGCACTGAGAACTCGTATGTTTAGTCGTATGAAAACGTCTGTCTAGCAGCACAATACGGTTTAGGTTCTGACGTCAACAGGCTACAGGTTACTGTGCAGGACtaaagtgtttttattttcatcATTATAGCACTGCTGCACGTTTCAAAAGCCTGAGTCCTGGGTGGCTACTCCGCCCTTGACGTGTTCAACATTCTGTAGTTTTGGCTATGAAGCCTTTTTAAACTATACCTGAATCAGACAGTCCTACGGCGTGCTTGGGTTGAAAGAGGCTTAACAGTGCCACTAGGGCAAGGAGGCTGTTGTTTTTAATCCAAAGTTgaccatgtgttctttttatgaTGCCGTTGCAGGCCCAGATTCTCGTGAGCCACGCCGTTCAGATGCACAGCGCGTCTCTGGAGACGCTGTGTTTTGTCCTCACCTTGCTCTCTGCTGCGCTCACGCCGGTCTTCGTTCTCTCTGAGCGCTGGATTCATCTTCCCTGCGGTTGCTTCATCAACTGCCGCCGGGATGTGGGCCCCGTCACGAGCGCGAGTGAGCATTTCGGTGTATCGGTTAATGCACACACTGACAGTTGTTTGATGATATATTATGAGCGTGAAATGTAAAGCGATGCTCTTCGTGTCTTTACAGCGCATAAACGGAGGTTTGAATTCAACCTCTCGTTCCAGCAAGGCTATGGCGTTTACAAGATATCTCACGCAACTTCTCCCTCTGTTGAGAAGCCCTCTTACAACAGCCTGTACAACTGCGATTTCTCTGAAAGCCGAGTCGCGGTGCTGGACAGCGGGCAGATTGCGAGTCTCGCTACCCGAGAATTCAGGACCACGGTGTCGGAGGACAGTTCCCTCCACCGCGAGCTCCTCCTGGACCATGTCGCCCACGAGGTGAAGGCGGAAGGCCTGCCCCAGGTGAACTCGAAGGAACGGGACGGCTTTGGAAGCGTCTCACCTCCAGTTTCAGCCTGTGACGGGGAGTACCCCAACCTCGATTCGTCGTCGGTGTTTGACGGGCCAGAGAGAAGGCTGTCGCACGAGGAGTGTCGAAAGATCGAACTGACGGACTGGGAGTGGTGTCGGAGCAAATCGGAAAGGACTCCCAGACAGGTAACATTTTATCGCTTCAACCGCTGTTACATGCCtgtccagggccggagtggacccctttttcagcccgggagtttcatgcccaaatccggcccaaaatattttttccctcccaatctgcccaaactagagattgatatgagccggcccatcgggaatcctcccgaatctccccaCTCCGGCTCTTTGCCTGTCCAAACATAAATTAGTAGTAGTGTGGGTTTCTTAAATAATAGTGCTATGAGATCGTTATACGTGAACAGTGTAGAGAAAATGTAAGATTTAATTAAACGCTGTAGGTGTTCATTAAATTTTTAGtttatttgcttatttattttatttctgcgTGCGTGATTGGCATGCAGAAGACAAAACCACCAGTTTTACCCATGTTCATGTTATGTTTATAAAACAAAATTACGTGTCACGTTAAAAATGTCGACCTGCAGACTTTCAGTAGCAGAGTGTTTGAATCTGCGCTGCAGAAGCCTTCATTCAGCTGAAAGGCTGGGCAAATGTGACGCCGCTAGCAGCGCCCTGCTGGTTACTCCCTGTGCTTAAATGCTGCGAACCTTTGCTCCAGCAAAGGCGTCCGCGCGCTCGCGTGTACGCGCACACCACTTTCTCTCACGTACGTACCTGTTTGTCCCACTGCTAAAGCGGGTTTGTGTCATTCAATTACTGTTAAACCTAGACAACGGAGATCCACGGCTGTAAAACGGCTCCTAATTATGTCTACACATCTCTTTTACTACACTCTAAACTTTGTGATTGCAACATTTTtaagagaaaaaagagagacaAGACCACGCGTTGCGCAATAAGACAAAATGGCTGCCTCTTTCTGCTACAGTCCATTGGACTCTTTTTTAAATTAACTTTCATATATAGTGATATTTTACACCCAGTACACCATTAGTAATTCACTATTTCCATACTGGTAATCTACAATCAAAACTCGGCAGCTAATAGCATACAGTTTATGAGTGTGTGCCTAATATTTTAAAACCAtggttttgttttattgttgtAAAATTACAGTATAAAGGATTTTGATGCATTGACCAATTATATgcttaaaataatatttaaaaaacattgtaTGCATCATTTTAGAGATTTACATATCTACATAATGTTAAGGAAACATTCAGCACAGATGTCAGTGTGTCATAGGTGCACACTGTATATAGTTAGTTGTAGTGTGGTGAAATTGcgttaaaaaaacacatttttccaACACCTTCCTAAAATGTAAAAGTGCATAATGCACTGTTAATGAAAGCAGACACCAACACCAAAACAAATGAGTTTTTCAGAGTTAGTTGCCTTGAAATTACTCAAATTTTGTGCACCAAAACACCTTGATATTTGTTACCTTGGGCCTGGATGCCTCCCCTGTCTCTTTGCATTATGCACGGAATATGACTGCTAAGAAAGCAGAAGTGGTATGAGCCTTGTGACGAATGTTGTGAAATGATTAAATATGGGTCGTTTTTAAGTCGGCATGCTGGCAGATTTGGAAGCGATATGGATTTCAGCTGGTTAGAGTGGCGTCTCCACAGACAAGGTCAGAAGgcgggggggcagagtgtgtgatcCCACATTGATTCCAGACTCTTGCAGCCACAGGCCTGGCGTATCAGAGCGAATGGGCAtatagacacacgcacacatgagaACTCGTATACTATCGCACAGAGGTGTGAAAAGAGTACATGGTTTTTGCAGGTCTCGCTGAAATGGACTTTGATgtttcacacatacacccacacattctcacatccgtgcccacatgcacaaacacaaatactgcCTTGCTGATTGGGcccgtgtgcacacacatgtgaTGGAACTTTGGGCCCAAGCATTTCACACCTGCTTGGCGGCACACATCACCCCTGGTACCACTGGCACCGTAGCGTTCTGGAAAACATCACCTCCTTCCCCAAATCAGGACACAGGAGATGGGAAGTGGGCGGACACAGCAGCAcatccgcccacacacacatggcacctccacccttacacacatggcacctccacacttacatacacagcACCTCcgcccatacacacacagcacctccacacctacacacatggCACACCCACATGgccccaatctatttccatccACAATATGCCCAGCTGTGATTAATATTCCCAATCAAGGCTTCGGCAGACTCCTGTCTCCTCACACTGAAGCAGGGTTTGATTAAGCCTGCTCCCTTGCTCCCTTCCCTCGGGTAAAGGAGACGAACCAATGAAGGAGCGTCACAGAGACAGCAGGGTCCTGCCACATCTTTTCTCTGCCTGCTAGAAACAGATACCTGTGCAGACATTTTAAGGCACGCTAAAACTTGATGGCTGACAATGAAAAGCTTCCACACTTCATGAACTCAAATCAACGCACAAGAGCACTAACAGAATGAGTGAGGCAAATACTGTGTGATGAGATTTGCTTGTTGACAGGAAGACCCCCACCCATGGGTACTGGTACAGTGATGTAATGTGGCGTTAGCTGGACTTTGACACACAGTCAGTAATGACTCCTAACGTTGTTCGGTATGGTGAGGATATCTTTTCATTCACAgctttgagaaccactgcaaCATTCTTTTATTTCTTCTGCCTGCAAGCTACAAAGGGTTTGGTAGAACTGTGTTATAGGCTTTAAAATATGGTTATGTGGCTCAAAATTCCCATTAGTGTTTAAACTAATGCTGCGTGTGCTGCATTTCAAACAGCAGGGCAGATATTCTTGTTCCTTTGCTCACCATCTCTATCCTTTGCTTAATCGACCTTGTACAAACGCAGCACAttcacagtcacaaacacatgcacagtcacaaacatgttcacagtcacaaacacatgcacagtcacaaacacatccacagccacaaacacatccacagtcacaaacacatccacagTCACAAACACGTCCACAGCCAAATGCACTACAAGTGGCTCCTTGCTCAGTTAATTTTCTTTTTCGGTGCTAGCTACAGCTAGGGAGGCATCCTGCTCAAGCATTCCATCAGCTCCTCTACCTCAACTCTTCTACCATCAGCTCCTCTACCTCAACTCCTCTAGAATCAGCTCCACTACCCTCAGCTCCACTATCATCCGCACCTTTACCTCAGCTTCACTACCTCAACTTCTCTCCTTCAGCTTATCTACTATCTCTAGCTCCTCTATTGTGAGCTCCTCTATAGTCAGCTCTATTGTAAGCTCCACCTGTGCTGCTGCAAGCTGTCTGGTGGAGGTAACCAAtggcggagccaaagggggggcagagcccttgccacccctagtgccaccccactggaaatggtcattttaagagaaaatgtgtgtttcCTTTCGTTGTATATGGACCACTCTGATAAAGCTttggtcaccctttggccaccccttgaaaaaaagtctagctccgccactggaTGTAACCCACAGGCCAATTATGTATTAGAAGTATGAGTGGCCGCAAAAACACTCATTTCAAAGGGCCAAATCATCTCAGAGGGTCAGGGGCCACAGCCCATCCCACTGCTAGTTAGTTTTGCAAATATAATAGAGCTTGTATTGTGAATTGTGATATTAATGATACATCTGAGCTACAGTGAATACATAATGCATATGGCTAGACACATTCAGTAAACAAAGGGATACACTTTCTTAAAAGTTTTCATCAGTCTAAAAAATTTTCTTTAGAAGTGTAAACAGTGTATCTGACCTGAAATGGCCCCGTTTCAAGCGATCAAAACATCTATTTAATCTCAGGAATATTATAAAAGAGGATTTTTTTCTCACCAGAGGATGCATTTTTACCTTCACTGACATTTGCATGCATGGCTGGGTCTGATGGAGAGCAGTAGG includes these proteins:
- the LOC143501472 gene encoding putative G-protein coupled receptor 149; amino-acid sequence: MSATHSSPSPNKSNIITDNSDNVDSVDANWQTLFGLSLVIATVICVGGLYSLGSLLRMRTKSSICFIVASLSIDDLISLVPLSLFMVLQWRRDSTGRSGTICTLSGLLYVFQGLSSNMKACLIVGYTFYVTKRFGVYQNSSRPRAVLWAVAVVWTVSLAISLLPVCGWGRFAPASVGCLPESDGFYVLFLFVLYCVCFCGLMVCSVPLTYQLLCSAETMKTFYPSYFDIGTALSADASAPLCEIPSLSRVSLEKTFGAYGEFSSHSVDLKSKDETYSCSSHKTDHFGKVGAQITRHSPVVFAQKRFSIILAMARIVLWMPMMAQILVSHAVQMHSASLETLCFVLTLLSAALTPVFVLSERWIHLPCGCFINCRRDVGPVTSATHKRRFEFNLSFQQGYGVYKISHATSPSVEKPSYNSLYNCDFSESRVAVLDSGQIASLATREFRTTVSEDSSLHRELLLDHVAHEVKAEGLPQVNSKERDGFGSVSPPVSACDGEYPNLDSSSVFDGPERRLSHEECRKIELTDWEWCRSKSERTPRQRSAGGLAIPLCAIQGTVSLHAPTGKTLSLSTYEVSSDGLKISPNGTRKVEVYRSKSVGHEPSAEEPGGGAGGAGTADTNVKIHLEVLEICDNEEAMDSVSIVSNISQSSTHARSPSLRYSRRENRFVSCDLGETASYSLLIPGSSPDADGINIHIPDTVEAHRQNSRRQRQDAAGYREEIQLLNEVYQRQAGNTGDQDQQLL